ACGAACACCCGCACTTGTCCGCCGAATCGGTGGAATTAAGCCAATTTTCTCATAATAGCGTATGGTATCACGCGACAAGCCAGACAATTCACTTGCCTTCTTAATATTCATCTGCTCACCTCATTTCTCCTCTTAGGATACACCTTGGAGTTAACTCCAAGTCAAGTCTTTTTCATTAAAGAATAAAAAAGAGGGGAACTGACCGCTCCCCAGCCTCTATCTATTAACGAATTTGCTCAAAACGCAGATGTACAGCAATGTGCTCTCCATACCCACTACGCTCCAAATCTCGTTGCAAACGATAGGAAATATAGTGCTCTGCGATTGTGATATAACCAGCTCCCAACAACCGATGTTCTACCATCGATTGAATCATACTTATGGTCGCACGTTCTACCTTTGCTTCCTCTAAATCTAGAGCGACTTTTTTGGTCACTTGAGCCAAGTTTTGACGCAAATCATCCGTCAGCACATAGACTGTCTGCGCCGCTTTTAAAATGGCTTGATAAATCTTATCTGGGTCAAATTCAGTAATTTGCCCATCGCGTTTAATCACCTGCATACTATCCCTCACTTCTCTTTGTTCTTCTCATTATCATACCATATTTGGAATTATTTTTCCATGACGGCTATAATCGCTCTTGCTTCTTCTTCTGTACAAGCAACAAGTGGCAAACGAAGTGGCCCTACTTCAAATCCTTGGTGATTAAGAACAGCTTTTAAAGGAGCTGGACTAGTCGTTGAGAAAAGAGCATCCACTTTCGGCAATAATTTCCGCTGAATGCTTGCTGCCTCTGCTAGATCTCCCTTATCCAAGGCATCAAACATGGCATAAAAATCATCTCCATTGGTATGAGCTGCTACGCTAATCACACCTTGTGCTCCTAGAGCCTTGGCATGGAAAGCCTCCCCATCTTCACCAGTATAGACCAAGAAATCTTCAGGGGCATTCTCAACTAAATGGGAAATCGTAGCTACTCCTGTACAATCCTTAATCGCAATAATATTGGGATGTTGAGCCAATCGTAGAGAAGTTTCTACAGTCAAGCCAGCGACTGTACGCCCTGGGACATTATAGACCATGATAGGCAAACTACTAGCATCTGCAATAGCCTTGTAATGCTGATACAGCCCTTCTTGCGTTGGCTTGTTATAGTAGGGAGTGACTGCAAGCCCTGCCACAAATCCACCAAAGTTTGCAACTTCACGCGCAAATTCAATCGAATCTCGTGTATCATTGGTTCCAATCCCTGCAATCAAGGGTACACGACCCGCAACAATTCGCTGTACCTCTGCGAACAACTCTAACTCTTCCTCATGGGTTAAGGTAGGGCTTTCTCCTGTCGTACCAGCTAAAATCAACCCTTCGGTATGATGTGCCAGTAAATGCTCAATCAACTTAGGCAATGCCTTAAAGTTGATACTCCCATCTTCATGAAAAGGCGTCACAAGCGCCGTAATAATGCGTGCTTTTCTCAATTCTTCTAAAGACATTGCTTTCCTCCTAAGTGATAAATTTGATTTATTTTAATTCAAAAACGACTTCTTCCGTTGGACGAACCAATCCACGTTCGTGTAGGGTTTCAGCGATTTGAACAGAGTTCCACGCCGCCCCCTTTAATAAGTTATCCGAAACAACCCACATATGAATTCCTTTTTCAGCATCCAAATCTTTACGGATACGACCGACAAAAGTCTCACGTTTTCCAACAGCATTGATGGCTTGTGGGTAAATCTGATGCGCAATATCATCTTCTAATACAGCACCTGGAAAGGCTGCAATTGCTGCTTTGACTTCCTCAATCGGTGCTACTTCTTTTGTTTCAATATAAACAGATTCTGAATGAGCCGATAAAACCGGAATACGCACACAAGTCGCAGAAACCGCAATGCTATCATCTTCCATAATTTTCTTGGTTTCATTGGTCATTTTCATCTCTTCGTAGGTGTAATCATTGTCTGTAAAGACATCGATTTGTGGAAGAGCGTTAAATCCGATTGGGTAATGCTTCTTATCACCACCAGAAGGTAAGATAGTTGCTTTTACATCTTTTGGTGCTACACCCTCATTTAAAACCGCACGAAGTTGGGCCTGTGTTTCTAAAATCGCTCCCATACCAGCTCCAG
The window above is part of the Streptococcus himalayensis genome. Proteins encoded here:
- a CDS encoding ATP cone domain-containing protein; this encodes MQVIKRDGQITEFDPDKIYQAILKAAQTVYVLTDDLRQNLAQVTKKVALDLEEAKVERATISMIQSMVEHRLLGAGYITIAEHYISYRLQRDLERSGYGEHIAVHLRFEQIR
- the dapA gene encoding 4-hydroxy-tetrahydrodipicolinate synthase, encoding MSLEELRKARIITALVTPFHEDGSINFKALPKLIEHLLAHHTEGLILAGTTGESPTLTHEEELELFAEVQRIVAGRVPLIAGIGTNDTRDSIEFAREVANFGGFVAGLAVTPYYNKPTQEGLYQHYKAIADASSLPIMVYNVPGRTVAGLTVETSLRLAQHPNIIAIKDCTGVATISHLVENAPEDFLVYTGEDGEAFHAKALGAQGVISVAAHTNGDDFYAMFDALDKGDLAEAASIQRKLLPKVDALFSTTSPAPLKAVLNHQGFEVGPLRLPLVACTEEEARAIIAVMEK
- a CDS encoding aspartate-semialdehyde dehydrogenase — encoded protein: MGYTVAVVGATGAVGAQMIQMLEESTLPIDKVRYLASARSAGKVLQFKGQDVTIEETTEDAFEGVDIALFSAGGSTSAKYAPYAVKAGAVVVDNTSYFRQNPDVPLVVPEVNAHALDAHKGIIACPNCSTIQMMVALEPVRQKWGLDRIIVSTYQAVSGAGMGAILETQAQLRAVLNEGVAPKDVKATILPSGGDKKHYPIGFNALPQIDVFTDNDYTYEEMKMTNETKKIMEDDSIAVSATCVRIPVLSAHSESVYIETKEVAPIEEVKAAIAAFPGAVLEDDIAHQIYPQAINAVGKRETFVGRIRKDLDAEKGIHMWVVSDNLLKGAAWNSVQIAETLHERGLVRPTEEVVFELK